A window from Candidatus Omnitrophota bacterium encodes these proteins:
- a CDS encoding endonuclease III domain-containing protein — protein MKHELNRIFSRLYSAFGEQHWWPADTAFEVMVGAILTQNTNWSNVEKAIAALKEKKLLNPRKLYQLKPKKLAGLIRSAGYHNVKAARLKSFLEFFLDNYAAKIKSMAARDLMQLRKQLLAVNGIGPETADSILLYALNKPIFVVDAYTKRIFLRHGLIKEGAGYSQVQDIFMRNLKKDTKLFNEYHALLVKLAKDYCRKQNPKCEICPLYGQ, from the coding sequence ATGAAGCATGAGCTAAACCGGATATTTAGCCGGCTTTATTCCGCCTTTGGAGAGCAGCATTGGTGGCCTGCCGATACTGCTTTTGAAGTTATGGTGGGAGCAATTCTTACTCAGAATACCAATTGGTCCAATGTTGAAAAGGCAATCGCGGCCCTTAAAGAAAAAAAATTATTAAACCCCCGGAAACTTTATCAGCTTAAGCCAAAAAAGCTTGCCGGTCTGATTAGGAGCGCCGGGTATCATAATGTTAAAGCCGCCCGGCTTAAAAGTTTCTTGGAATTTTTCTTGGATAACTACGCGGCAAAAATTAAATCCATGGCCGCCCGGGATTTAATGCAATTGCGCAAGCAACTACTGGCAGTAAACGGTATTGGCCCTGAGACAGCCGATTCCATATTGCTCTATGCTTTAAATAAACCCATATTTGTCGTCGATGCCTATACCAAAAGGATATTTTTGCGGCACGGGTTAATTAAAGAAGGAGCCGGCTATTCTCAAGTGCAGGATATTTTCATGCGCAATCTTAAGAAAGACACGAAACTGTTTAATGAATACCACGCTCTTTTAGTAAAATTAGCCAAGGATTACTGCCGCAAGCAGAATCCTAAATGCGAAATTTGTCCTCTCTATGGTCAATAA
- a CDS encoding M20 family metallopeptidase translates to MVNKKRLVRTIQKLISLDSQNPPGDESRVAGFVGAYLKALGLKVKTYTFSRKRVNVLATLEGKNRVKSLLLTPHLDTVPAGKSWKKSPFCAKIIGNKIYGLGTTDCKGNLASLLEAINALVEDGIRLDYNLIFAATADEESGSGLGLIPLLKRKILKADAAVVLDADDFEIVITQKGLMHLKVRIGGKKAHGAYPWLGVNAIDIAAKIIIDLKKQNNKIYPKNRYLHQPTINTGTIKGGDKVNVVSDWCEFELDFRFLPGSSAKELLSSLRRTIIKYTKNFKIEIQGIQNPYYIDPCHPLVGSLVSAMKSLKIKPRISGSEGATVITFFKERNIPAIATGFGTEGCAHIADEYAYPDNLYNGARVLVEFLKRYKF, encoded by the coding sequence ATGGTCAATAAAAAACGCCTGGTTAGAACCATTCAAAAATTAATTTCCCTGGATTCCCAGAACCCTCCCGGGGATGAAAGCAGGGTTGCCGGTTTTGTCGGCGCGTATTTAAAGGCCTTGGGCCTAAAAGTCAAAACCTATACCTTTAGCCGCAAAAGAGTAAATGTCCTGGCTACCCTTGAAGGCAAAAACCGCGTAAAGTCACTTTTGCTTACTCCGCATCTGGATACCGTTCCGGCAGGCAAGAGCTGGAAGAAATCCCCGTTTTGCGCTAAAATTATCGGAAATAAAATTTATGGCCTGGGGACAACGGATTGCAAAGGGAATTTAGCCAGTTTACTGGAAGCAATTAACGCGCTGGTTGAAGACGGCATCAGGCTGGATTATAATTTAATTTTTGCCGCCACCGCCGATGAAGAAAGCGGCTCAGGCTTAGGTTTAATCCCCCTGCTTAAGCGCAAGATTTTAAAAGCCGACGCGGCGGTTGTTTTAGACGCCGATGACTTTGAAATCGTGATTACCCAGAAGGGGCTGATGCATCTTAAGGTGCGCATTGGCGGGAAAAAAGCGCACGGTGCCTATCCCTGGTTAGGGGTAAATGCCATAGATATAGCGGCTAAAATAATCATCGACCTTAAAAAACAAAATAATAAAATTTATCCTAAAAATAGATACCTGCATCAACCGACAATAAATACCGGTACGATTAAGGGCGGAGATAAGGTGAACGTGGTCAGCGACTGGTGCGAATTTGAGCTTGATTTCAGGTTTCTCCCCGGCTCCTCGGCCAAAGAGCTCCTAAGTTCTTTAAGAAGAACAATTATCAAATACACTAAAAATTTTAAAATTGAAATCCAGGGGATTCAAAATCCTTATTATATCGACCCGTGCCATCCTCTGGTTGGCAGTTTAGTTTCAGCGATGAAAAGTTTAAAGATCAAGCCGCGGATTAGTGGCTCGGAAGGAGCAACCGTAATAACTTTTTTTAAAGAAAGGAATATTCCGGCAATTGCCACCGGCTTTGGCACAGAAGGCTGCGCGCATATTGCCGATGAGTATGCCTATCCGGATAATCTTTATAACGGCGCAAGAGTCTTGGTGGAATTTTTAAAAAGATATAAATTTTAG
- a CDS encoding HAD family phosphatase: MASEIKVILFDLGRVLVDFDHQRAAQRISAFCPKTAVEIYNLFFESQVTVAFEAGKITPENFYREVKNTLNLKLSYASFVPIWNDIFFLSPKNRSVFRLANSLRAYYKTALLSNINVLHYEYVKKNFPVLGVFDEIFLSFELGAIKPDRKIYEQVIGQLQVSPQEIFYTDDRAELVESAKSLGVRGCVFTNFQQLVNDIAQAGITFKK; encoded by the coding sequence ATGGCCAGTGAGATTAAAGTTATCCTGTTTGATTTAGGAAGGGTTTTAGTGGATTTTGACCACCAGCGCGCGGCACAAAGAATATCAGCTTTTTGCCCGAAGACCGCGGTTGAGATCTACAATCTTTTTTTTGAATCCCAGGTAACGGTAGCTTTTGAAGCGGGAAAAATAACCCCGGAAAATTTTTATCGGGAAGTTAAAAACACGCTGAATTTAAAACTCAGCTATGCATCGTTTGTGCCGATCTGGAATGACATTTTTTTCTTAAGCCCTAAGAACCGCTCGGTTTTCCGGTTAGCTAATTCCCTGCGCGCTTATTACAAAACAGCCCTGCTTTCCAATATTAATGTCCTGCACTATGAATACGTAAAGAAAAACTTTCCGGTATTGGGGGTTTTCGATGAAATTTTTCTTTCTTTTGAACTGGGAGCCATTAAACCGGACAGAAAAATCTACGAACAGGTTATCGGCCAACTGCAGGTTAGCCCGCAGGAAATATTTTATACCGATGACCGGGCGGAATTAGTGGAAAGCGCCAAATCCCTGGGTGTCAGAGGCTGCGTATTTACTAATTTCCAACAGTTGGTAAACGATATTGCCCAGGCCGGAATAACTTTTAAAAAATAA
- a CDS encoding YkgJ family cysteine cluster protein — protein MIKQFVPQEFCIKCRGCCRFKEANSVWSPCLLDEEIQELLDKRGIPAASISIDRRLHLIANPDGADFICPFLGSADNKCKIYDIRPFECQLYPFLINLRRGKVLLTVDLNCPYVYEKINSREAKDYIIYLTSYLNSPQMLKMLKDNPQIIQAYEEVREVAEINLPHETK, from the coding sequence ATGATCAAACAGTTCGTTCCGCAGGAGTTTTGTATCAAATGCCGGGGGTGCTGCCGGTTTAAAGAAGCAAATTCCGTATGGAGCCCCTGCCTTCTGGACGAGGAGATCCAGGAGCTGTTGGATAAAAGAGGAATTCCCGCCGCCTCTATTTCTATTGACCGCCGCTTGCATCTTATCGCCAATCCTGATGGCGCGGATTTTATCTGCCCGTTTTTAGGCAGCGCGGATAACAAATGCAAAATCTACGATATCCGGCCGTTTGAATGCCAGCTTTATCCCTTTTTGATTAATTTACGCAGAGGAAAAGTACTCTTGACCGTGGATTTAAATTGCCCGTATGTTTATGAAAAGATAAATAGCCGGGAGGCCAAAGACTATATTATTTATCTGACCAGTTATCTTAATTCTCCGCAAATGCTAAAAATGCTCAAAGATAACCCTCAGATTATCCAGGCCTATGAAGAGGTAAGAGAGGTTGCCGAAATAAACTTACCCCATGAAACTAAATAA
- a CDS encoding 3'-5' exonuclease translates to MPEDIDQVEFTIFDTETTGLYPDAGDRIVELAALRVKGKQRLAVFDSLVNPGRPISPGAFAVNKITPEMLKDALSIETVMPKFLDFIAGSCLCSYNAGFDLSFLNNELKLIGSGAINNIVVFDVLTMAKRLMPALPRYALWFVAKELGIESKQEHRAFSDVEMTWEVFTKLKIICAQKGITSFAGLFKLGTATIF, encoded by the coding sequence ATGCCTGAAGATATCGATCAAGTGGAATTTACCATATTTGATACTGAGACTACCGGTTTATATCCTGATGCCGGAGACCGCATTGTCGAGCTGGCGGCCTTACGGGTCAAAGGCAAACAGAGATTAGCCGTATTCGATTCTTTAGTTAACCCCGGCCGGCCGATTTCTCCGGGTGCTTTTGCCGTAAATAAAATAACTCCGGAGATGTTAAAAGACGCTTTGTCCATTGAGACAGTCATGCCTAAGTTTTTAGATTTTATTGCCGGCAGCTGTCTTTGCTCCTACAATGCGGGATTTGATCTAAGTTTCTTAAATAATGAGCTTAAGTTGATCGGCTCCGGCGCGATCAATAATATCGTTGTTTTTGACGTGCTGACCATGGCTAAAAGGCTTATGCCGGCTTTACCCCGCTACGCGCTTTGGTTTGTGGCAAAGGAACTGGGGATAGAATCAAAACAAGAGCACCGGGCCTTTTCCGACGTGGAGATGACCTGGGAGGTTTTTACCAAGCTTAAAATTATTTGCGCGCAAAAAGGTATTACTAGTTTTGCCGGCCTCTTTAAATTAGGGACAGCGACTATTTTTTAG
- a CDS encoding phosphatidylglycerol lysyltransferase domain-containing protein produces the protein MKLNKLTLKNHKLFSQYLALEPHELAAYSFANIYIWRSLYDIGWAVIENSLCVFFRDQIGCFMYLGPLAKEKRPRAIKESFAIMDSINKNKDISRIENIEERNLEYYRALGYLCHEKYPDYLCLKNDLAFLRGNKFKSQRASYNFFIKHYHFEWAKLKLMDRDDCLSLFNSWAELRKTQSCDDLYCGMLEDNRKVIKEAFANYKPLGLEGICVRIDKKIKAFSFGYRLNNETFCVLYEITDLSIKGLAQFIFRQFCRELKDYKYINIMDDSGLENLRKTKLSYKPKCLIPAYIVTGDA, from the coding sequence ATGAAACTAAATAAACTAACTTTAAAAAATCATAAGCTGTTCAGCCAATACCTTGCTTTGGAGCCGCATGAGCTGGCAGCTTACTCTTTTGCCAATATCTACATTTGGCGTTCTCTCTATGATATCGGCTGGGCAGTGATTGAAAATAGCCTCTGCGTATTTTTTCGCGATCAGATCGGCTGTTTTATGTATTTGGGGCCGCTGGCAAAAGAAAAGAGGCCGCGCGCCATAAAAGAGAGTTTTGCAATCATGGATAGTATTAATAAAAACAAAGATATCAGCCGCATTGAAAATATTGAAGAGAGGAATTTAGAGTATTATCGGGCCTTAGGATATCTTTGCCACGAGAAATATCCGGACTACCTTTGTTTAAAGAACGATTTGGCGTTTCTGCGGGGGAATAAATTTAAATCCCAGCGCGCCTCGTATAATTTTTTCATCAAACACTATCATTTCGAATGGGCAAAGTTGAAATTGATGGATAGGGATGATTGCTTAAGCTTGTTTAATTCCTGGGCGGAATTGCGCAAAACACAATCTTGCGACGATCTTTATTGCGGCATGCTTGAGGATAACCGTAAGGTAATCAAAGAGGCGTTTGCTAATTATAAACCGCTGGGTTTAGAAGGCATCTGCGTAAGGATAGATAAAAAAATCAAAGCCTTTAGTTTTGGCTACCGGTTGAATAATGAGACATTTTGCGTGCTTTATGAAATAACCGACCTTTCCATTAAAGGATTGGCGCAGTTTATTTTTCGCCAATTTTGCCGGGAATTAAAAGATTATAAGTATATTAATATCATGGACGATTCAGGTTTAGAGAATTTACGTAAAACGAAGTTATCTTATAAACCTAAGTGTTTAATTCCAGCCTATATTGTAACTGGCGATGCCTGA
- a CDS encoding PilZ domain-containing protein, whose translation MLFKNKVKPAIEQRKYLRLDTVFPVQFRLEGLEGETFLSSWLQGFTNNISRGGLCLFINNIGPDLLKLVKEKKCKLSLEIDIPISKKPIPAQASIVWFKETSEGKRKCQIGLNYDRISAKQNNELMRYAWLKKLFIPVALSAMVVITLILGINSYLNFNLTRSNKLLVEKLSSVLKDSRLAEQKIGEIVAQRQDLQVKLKALEERIKSVESQKAQTEASNLGQIKQLNESIAALTAEKLVLETKLTAAQRTENVAVKELSRLDEKKIVLEKANFDKMYQWLKVHQNNRTGLVSSFEGDQDIANWSFTYDLALLIQAYTYFGDFDRAKKILEFFAHKAKRENGWFLNAYYVNDGGPAEFIMHSGPNLWVGLAIMQYMQGSKDKSYLGLAESIAQTIIDLQNADADGGIRGGPEVEWYSTEHNLDAYAFFNMLAKVTGREKYAQASQKTITWLLEHTYDRPDLPVKRGKGDSTIATDTYAWSIAAIGPQKLQELGMDPDKIMEFVEENCGVEANFLRLNGQSVKIKGFDFAPQLHTARGGVVSSEWTAQMVVSYKIMEDFYSKGGAGMPKAADYGKKAQMYLNELGNMVISSSSPSGQGEGCLPYATQEHVDTGHGWMTPKGSHTGSVSGTAYTLFAYYGFNPLELKE comes from the coding sequence ATGTTGTTTAAAAACAAAGTAAAGCCGGCCATAGAGCAGCGTAAATACCTGCGTTTGGATACGGTGTTTCCGGTGCAGTTCCGCCTGGAGGGCCTGGAAGGCGAAACTTTTCTTTCCAGCTGGCTGCAGGGTTTTACCAATAATATCAGCCGCGGCGGCCTTTGCCTTTTCATCAATAATATCGGCCCTGACCTGCTTAAGCTGGTTAAAGAAAAGAAATGTAAATTATCGTTAGAGATCGATATCCCCATCAGCAAAAAACCAATTCCCGCCCAAGCCAGCATTGTTTGGTTCAAAGAAACCTCCGAAGGTAAGCGCAAATGCCAGATCGGGTTAAATTATGACCGGATATCGGCCAAGCAGAATAATGAATTAATGCGCTATGCCTGGTTAAAGAAGCTTTTTATCCCGGTAGCTTTATCGGCAATGGTGGTGATTACCTTAATTTTAGGTATCAATAGCTATTTAAATTTTAACTTAACCCGTAGCAATAAGCTGCTGGTTGAAAAGCTGTCCAGCGTATTAAAAGATTCCCGCCTGGCCGAACAAAAAATAGGGGAAATCGTTGCGCAGCGGCAGGATCTTCAGGTAAAACTGAAAGCTTTAGAAGAGCGGATTAAATCTGTTGAGTCGCAAAAAGCCCAAACCGAAGCAAGCAATCTAGGTCAGATTAAACAACTTAATGAATCGATTGCCGCCTTAACCGCAGAAAAACTTGTTTTAGAAACCAAATTAACCGCTGCCCAGCGCACTGAGAATGTCGCGGTTAAAGAATTATCCCGGTTAGATGAAAAGAAAATAGTACTGGAGAAAGCTAATTTTGACAAGATGTACCAGTGGCTTAAGGTACATCAAAATAACCGCACCGGTTTGGTCTCGAGTTTTGAAGGAGATCAGGATATTGCTAACTGGTCATTTACTTATGACTTGGCCCTGCTCATCCAGGCCTATACGTATTTTGGAGATTTTGACCGCGCCAAGAAAATTCTGGAATTTTTTGCGCATAAAGCCAAAAGAGAAAATGGCTGGTTTCTCAATGCTTATTATGTCAACGACGGCGGCCCGGCGGAATTTATCATGCACAGCGGGCCCAATCTCTGGGTAGGCCTTGCTATTATGCAATATATGCAAGGCAGCAAAGATAAGAGTTATCTGGGCTTAGCCGAGAGTATCGCCCAAACGATTATTGACCTGCAGAATGCGGATGCTGACGGCGGTATCCGCGGCGGCCCGGAGGTAGAGTGGTATTCTACGGAACATAATCTTGATGCTTACGCGTTTTTTAATATGCTGGCTAAGGTTACCGGGAGGGAAAAATATGCGCAAGCCAGCCAAAAGACGATAACTTGGCTTCTTGAGCATACTTATGACCGGCCGGATTTACCGGTTAAGCGCGGTAAAGGAGATTCTACCATTGCTACAGATACCTATGCCTGGTCGATCGCCGCGATCGGCCCGCAAAAACTTCAAGAGCTGGGAATGGATCCGGACAAGATCATGGAGTTTGTCGAAGAGAACTGCGGGGTTGAGGCTAATTTCCTGCGGTTAAATGGCCAGAGCGTAAAGATAAAAGGATTTGATTTTGCTCCGCAGCTGCATACAGCCCGCGGCGGCGTGGTTTCTTCGGAGTGGACTGCCCAGATGGTGGTGTCTTATAAAATCATGGAAGATTTTTATTCTAAAGGCGGCGCCGGTATGCCTAAAGCGGCTGATTATGGGAAAAAAGCGCAGATGTATCTAAATGAATTAGGCAACATGGTTATCTCCAGTTCTTCTCCCTCCGGCCAAGGGGAAGGCTGTTTGCCTTATGCTACTCAAGAGCATGTTGATACCGGGCACGGCTGGATGACGCCTAAAGGCAGCCATACCGGATCAGTTTCCGGTACGGCATACACTCTTTTTGCCTATTACGGTTTTAACCCTTTAGAGCTTAAAGAATGA
- a CDS encoding PAC2 family protein — translation MEPLMISKKPRLRKPYLIAAWPGMGEVAFKAANYLIQELKAVEFASIAPEEFFYLTGSVISRGVLDVPPLPQGKFYYWKNPAAKRGGPGKNDLVIFLSNAQPDLSKADGYAKIIIGLAKSLGVESIVSFASMPQATDHTQDSHVWFAATDQKTKEDLKKHNFNELIDGQISGMNGLFLGIAKKAGLKGFCLLGDIPLYTIQIENPKASAAVLQGLGKILNIQINVQPLKEQAQSMENEINKLLDYLNLGSAGQSAPIGEEEVELIKKTLSQLTKLPVSVKEKIEKLFAQSRLDIAKASELKAELDKWNVYKEYEDKFLDLFRKNNDKGN, via the coding sequence ATGGAACCTTTAATGATTTCTAAAAAACCCCGGCTTAGAAAACCTTATCTTATTGCCGCCTGGCCGGGCATGGGAGAGGTGGCGTTTAAGGCCGCCAATTACCTGATCCAGGAGCTAAAGGCGGTTGAATTCGCCAGTATTGCCCCGGAGGAATTTTTTTATTTAACCGGAAGCGTAATCTCCCGGGGGGTATTAGATGTTCCGCCGCTGCCGCAGGGTAAATTTTATTATTGGAAAAATCCCGCCGCAAAACGCGGCGGGCCCGGCAAAAATGACCTGGTTATTTTTTTAAGTAATGCCCAGCCGGATTTATCCAAGGCGGATGGCTACGCCAAGATAATTATCGGCCTGGCAAAAAGCCTGGGGGTCGAATCAATCGTCAGTTTTGCCTCGATGCCCCAGGCAACCGATCACACGCAGGATTCGCATGTCTGGTTTGCGGCTACGGATCAAAAAACCAAAGAGGATTTAAAGAAACATAATTTTAACGAGTTAATTGACGGCCAGATCAGCGGAATGAACGGTTTATTTTTAGGGATAGCCAAAAAGGCAGGCTTAAAAGGCTTTTGCCTGCTCGGAGATATCCCTCTTTATACTATCCAGATTGAAAACCCCAAGGCTTCGGCTGCGGTGCTTCAAGGGTTGGGAAAAATATTGAATATACAGATAAACGTGCAACCGCTAAAAGAGCAGGCACAAAGCATGGAGAATGAAATTAATAAACTGCTTGATTATTTGAATTTAGGCTCAGCCGGCCAATCCGCTCCTATCGGTGAAGAGGAGGTAGAGTTGATCAAAAAAACCTTAAGCCAGCTCACCAAATTACCGGTTTCGGTAAAAGAGAAGATCGAGAAGCTTTTTGCGCAAAGCCGCCTGGATATTGCCAAGGCGAGTGAATTAAAAGCCGAGCTGGATAAGTGGAATGTTTATAAGGAATATGAAGATAAGTTCCTGGATCTTTTCAGGAAGAATAATGATAAGGGCAATTAA